From a single Cydia amplana chromosome 22, ilCydAmpl1.1, whole genome shotgun sequence genomic region:
- the LOC134658502 gene encoding uncharacterized protein LOC134658502 — protein sequence MAEAASIKDSVSGLVDQFKQQMAEFQTSLSKADPANPSVASVSSSFAVFKEFVLKALESLQKQVDLVTRQVDQIETRSRRSMLLVHGIAEAESEDTAVLVVNALQAARDGLAAVDIKRSRRLGGRSGRDKKPRVVLVEFKDTAIRDDVWFNKVELKGSGVTLGEFLTKPRHAAFMEARERFGVRSCWTWNGDVYILGKDGVKRRANSIAEVKSLPTTPSADVAAPAGPSVAPCPAPINKELYDEHAPVRSIKVKHLPAPWLTEEIKALLGKKNSAKSRYRSYPTDANKARYHALRNRCSTICRDAQRRHIHQSVENGDPAKTTVPSQFSLSCPKFLSVSFTNSLPRTLTHMIF from the exons ATGGCTGAAGCAGCTTCTATCAAAGATTCCGTGTCAGGCTTGGTGGACCAATTTAAGCAGCAGATGGCTGAATTTCAAACAAGCCTCAGCAAAGCAGACCCAGCCAATCCTTCAGTGGCTTCAGTGTCATCCAGCTTCGCCGTCTTCAAGGAGTTTGTATTGAAAGCTCTCGAGTCGCTTCAAAAGCAAGTGGATCTTGTGACCCGCCAGGTGGATCAAATCGAGACGCGCTCCCGCCGCAGCATGCTGCTGGTGCATGGTATCGCAGAGGCAGAGTCTGAAGATACAGCGGTTCTCGTGGTCAATGCACTTCAGGCCGCCCGTGATGGCTTAGCCGCTGTAGATATCAAACGAAGCCGTCGTTTGGGCGGGCGCAGCGGCCGTGACAAGAAACCTCGCGTTGTTCTTGTTGAGTTCAAAGACACCGCAATCCGAGACGACGTGTGGTTCAATAAGGTTGAACTTAAGGGCTCCGGGGTGACGCTGGGTGAGTTTTTAACTAAGCCGCGTCACGCTGCGTTTATGGAGGCCCGCGAACGCTTTGGCGTCCGCAGCTGCTGGACGTGGAACGGTGACGTGTATATCCTCGGGAAGGATGGGGTGAAGCGTCGTGCAAATTCCATTGCTGAAGTCAAGTCGCTTCCGACTACGCCGTCCGCTGATGTAGCTGCGCCTGCGGGACCGTCCGTGGCACCATGTCCGGCCCCGATTAATAAGGAA CTCTATGACGAGCACGCCCCAGTCCGCTCGATTAAGGTGAAGCATCTTCCTGCTCCTTGGCTTACTGAGGAAATCAAGGCACTATTAGGGAAAAAGAACTCTGCGAAATCTAGGTACAGGTCGTACCCCACTGATGCTAACAAGGCTCGCTACCATGCCCTACGTAACCGCTGTAGTACCATCTGTCGCGATGCCCAGCGACGCCATATCCACCAGTCTGTTGAAAATGGTGACCCGGCGAAA ACTACCGTCCCATCTCAATTCTCCCTTTCCTGTCCAAAGTTCTTGAGCGTCTCGTTCACCAACAGCTTACCTCGTACCTTAACACACATGATCTTTTAA